From the Kitasatospora viridis genome, one window contains:
- a CDS encoding FtsX-like permease family protein, producing MWMLALRTLKFRKTGFIATFVAMFLGAAIVMACGGLMETGVRMAAPPQRLAGVPIVVTGQQTYDSTALTERNRIDPGVLDAVAAVPGVGKAIPDLSFPATVVAGGKAVDAGSAGHDWTSAALTPYTLTQGEAPGSGQVVLDAKLATDSGAAVGSTVRLSVHGAAQTFRVSGIARQDTGGSIPPSLFFADAQAQQLAQSNGQFDSIGVLPAPGADVAAVQRAVSSAVAGKAMVLTGERRGLADLPGTLSSQQTVTILAAVFGSWAVLIVMFGVASTLGLSLQQRAHEMALLRAIGTTSRQVRRMILGETAVLSVLATALAIAPGFVIGKLLFAQLTGNGVVSDRITFHEGWIPITAGAFAAIAAALGAALFAGRSAARTKPVAALAESTLQTRWLTTTRLLLALFFLVNGVTLSVVTVTVMTDGPTLASTAGPASVLFAIGLALLAPGITKAIVTVVGWPVRALSGLSGYLALRNASTNNVRMAGAVAPIVLLIGVATGTLYMQSTEDSVSAKSYANNVLADYVLTSSTGGFAPGVVGSVRAVPGVAGASELVSSIGFVDAAGSGNTMDLRGVSADGVQQTLALDSLHGSIADLHGDTVALSDKQAKDFGVHLGDTLKIHFGDGAAAAPKVVATYADNPQEEYLLLPSDVLAPHTTSGLPTRILVRAQAGTDPAGLQSRLDGLAAGVPGTAIADRSTLTSSNNQIQQILVSSNYTIVAMIVGYAAITVINTLVAVTRKRQGEFGLQRLTGATKAQVLGMLSVEGALVAVIATVLGTIASATTIVPYSLVKADSVLPQGSIGIYLAIVGGALALIFGATLLPSWRGMRTPPIETARSPA from the coding sequence ATGTGGATGCTGGCCCTGCGCACCCTGAAGTTCCGCAAGACCGGGTTCATCGCCACCTTCGTGGCGATGTTCCTGGGCGCCGCGATCGTGATGGCCTGCGGCGGCCTGATGGAGACCGGCGTCCGGATGGCCGCCCCGCCGCAACGCCTGGCCGGGGTGCCGATCGTGGTGACCGGTCAGCAGACCTACGACTCCACCGCGCTGACCGAGCGCAACCGGATCGACCCGGGCGTGCTGGACGCGGTCGCGGCGGTCCCCGGCGTCGGCAAGGCGATCCCCGACCTGTCCTTCCCCGCCACCGTGGTGGCGGGCGGCAAGGCGGTCGACGCCGGCTCGGCCGGCCACGACTGGACCAGCGCCGCCCTGACCCCCTACACGCTGACCCAGGGTGAGGCCCCGGGCAGCGGCCAGGTGGTCCTCGACGCGAAGCTGGCGACCGACTCGGGCGCCGCGGTCGGCTCCACCGTGCGGCTGAGCGTGCACGGCGCGGCCCAGACCTTCCGGGTCTCCGGCATCGCCCGCCAGGACACCGGCGGCTCGATCCCGCCGAGCCTGTTCTTCGCCGACGCCCAGGCCCAGCAACTGGCCCAGTCGAACGGGCAGTTCGACTCCATCGGGGTGCTGCCCGCGCCGGGCGCCGACGTCGCGGCGGTGCAGCGGGCGGTGAGCTCGGCCGTCGCCGGCAAGGCGATGGTGCTCACCGGCGAGCGGCGCGGCCTGGCCGACCTGCCGGGCACGCTCTCCAGCCAGCAGACCGTGACCATCCTGGCGGCGGTCTTCGGCAGCTGGGCGGTGCTGATCGTGATGTTCGGCGTCGCCTCCACCCTCGGGCTCTCGCTCCAGCAGCGGGCGCACGAGATGGCCCTGCTGCGGGCGATCGGCACCACCTCCCGGCAGGTGCGCCGGATGATCCTCGGGGAGACGGCCGTGCTGTCGGTGCTCGCCACCGCCCTGGCGATCGCCCCCGGCTTCGTCATCGGCAAGCTGCTGTTCGCGCAGCTGACCGGCAACGGCGTGGTCTCCGACCGGATCACCTTCCACGAGGGCTGGATCCCGATCACGGCCGGCGCCTTCGCGGCGATCGCGGCCGCCCTCGGCGCGGCCCTCTTCGCCGGCCGGAGCGCCGCCCGGACCAAGCCGGTCGCGGCGCTGGCCGAGAGCACCCTGCAGACCAGGTGGCTCACCACCACCCGCCTGCTGCTGGCGCTGTTCTTCCTGGTCAACGGCGTGACCCTGTCGGTCGTCACGGTCACCGTGATGACCGACGGGCCGACCCTGGCGAGCACCGCCGGCCCTGCCTCGGTGTTGTTCGCGATCGGCCTGGCGCTGCTCGCCCCGGGGATCACCAAGGCGATCGTGACGGTGGTCGGCTGGCCGGTGCGCGCCCTCTCCGGGCTCTCCGGCTACCTGGCGCTGCGCAACGCGAGCACCAACAATGTGCGGATGGCGGGCGCGGTGGCCCCGATCGTGCTGCTGATCGGCGTCGCCACCGGCACCCTCTACATGCAGTCCACCGAGGACAGCGTCTCCGCCAAGAGCTACGCGAACAACGTGCTGGCCGACTACGTGCTCACCTCCTCGACCGGGGGCTTCGCGCCCGGCGTGGTGGGCTCGGTCCGGGCCGTCCCGGGCGTGGCCGGCGCCTCCGAACTGGTCAGCTCCATCGGCTTCGTGGACGCCGCCGGCAGCGGCAACACGATGGACCTGCGCGGCGTCTCGGCCGACGGCGTCCAGCAGACCCTCGCCCTCGACTCGCTGCACGGGTCGATCGCCGACCTGCACGGCGACACGGTGGCACTGTCGGACAAGCAGGCGAAGGACTTCGGCGTCCACCTCGGCGACACCCTGAAGATCCACTTCGGTGACGGCGCCGCCGCCGCCCCGAAGGTCGTGGCCACCTACGCCGACAACCCGCAGGAGGAGTACCTGCTGCTGCCCTCCGACGTGCTGGCCCCGCACACCACCAGCGGCCTGCCGACCAGGATCCTGGTCCGGGCGCAGGCCGGCACCGATCCGGCCGGGCTCCAGTCCCGCCTCGACGGCCTGGCGGCCGGGGTGCCCGGCACCGCGATCGCCGACCGCTCCACGCTCACCAGCTCCAACAACCAGATCCAGCAGATCCTGGTCTCCTCGAACTACACGATCGTGGCGATGATCGTCGGCTACGCGGCGATCACCGTGATCAACACCCTGGTGGCGGTGACCCGCAAGCGCCAGGGCGAGTTCGGCCTCCAGCGCCTGACCGGCGCCACCAAGGCCCAGGTGCTGGGCATGCTGAGCGTCGAGGGCGCCCTGGTCGCGGTGATCGCGACCGTGCTGGGCACCATCGCCTCGGCGACCACGATCGTGCCGTACAGCCTGGTGAAGGCCGACTCGGTGCTGCCGCAGGGCTCGATCGGCATCTACCTCGCGATCGTCGGCGGCGCGCTCGCCCTGATCTTCGGCGCGACCCTGCTCCCCTCCTGGCGGGGCATGCGGACGCCGCCGATCGAGACGGCCAGGTCCCCTGCCTGA
- a CDS encoding type I polyketide synthase, whose amino-acid sequence MTNSESTARQQHPDARMVDALRASLKETERLREQNRKLTATLREPIAIVGMACRYPGGVGSPQQLWELVARGGDGITPFPTDRGWDADLYDPRPGLEGRSYTAEGGFLHGAGEFDAGFFGISPREALLMDPQQRLLLEGSWEALEGAGIDPVSLRGSRTGVFAGVMYHDYFGAFGSGSIVSGRVAYTLGLEGPTLSIDTACSSSLVALHLAAQSLRGGESTLALAGGVTVMASPGTFVEFSRQRGLSPDGRCKAFAEAADGTGFAEGVGVLVLERLSDARRNGHRVLAVVRGSAVNQDGASNGLTAPNGPAQQRVIRQALANARLSAADVDVVEAHGTGTTLGDPIEAQALLATYGQDRPAGRPLWLGSVKSNIGHTQAAAGVAGVIKMVQAMRHGTLPKTLHVDEPSGKVDWSTGEVRLLTDSQPWPEADRPRRAGISSFGISGTNAHVIVEQALVEPELPSPDPAPPMTLWPLSARSPQALAAQGERLRAFAADRPELAAGAVARSLGTERAVFEHRAVVLGPDRERLLDGLAALAASDGSPSVVRGRARPGVRTAFLFTGQGAQRLGMGAELRSHYPVFAEAFDELDGQLGVGTGEVLFGADRDRVDQTLYAQTGLFAFEVALFRLLESWGLRPDFVAGHSIGEVAAAHVAGVLSPVDACRLVAARGRLMQALPAGGAMVAIKATEAEVEPLLTEGVGIAAVNGPDAVVMSGVEAEVLRIAELFAKTKRLTVSHAFHSPLMEPMLARFREELADLTFHQPTVPVVSNVTGALAAGELADPEYWVRHVREAVRFHDGIRALEAAGVTRFVELGPDAVLTGLARGSVRAPDAAFVPLGRRLGSESAALLTGVARLHVDGLSPDWSAVFPGTDRAELPTYAFQHQRYWLAADVPLTIGALDAPDRPAQPAEPAPLRARLSDLGEDEQLALLVDLVRAQTAAVLGHAGADAIEPEVGFLESGMDSVSGAELRTALAAATGLALSAAVVFDHRTPAELAAHLRAELAHAGPVTGAAEPADAPEDLESISGLLRRAAGEGRMMKGMALLDAVAEILPAFSSAAELERLAEPVRLARGEQRPKLICFPSPMALGGAHQYARFAAHFRGRREVVVPPVPGFGPGEALPRSLGAAVEVFVEGALAAAAGEPFVLLGYSSGGQFAHATAEVLEQAGTPAAGVVLLDTYLPDGEGQDELWPQMFRGMLDRESAFGGFGAARLAAMSRYSDLIVDCLPGPLSAAVLFVRPSHSFTDAPGTEDWRARWRGEHLLREVPGTHFTILEESAPTTAAAVDDWLGGREISTSDTPRNANVPSRRRS is encoded by the coding sequence GTGACGAACAGTGAGAGCACGGCCCGGCAGCAGCACCCGGACGCCAGGATGGTCGACGCCCTGCGGGCCTCGCTGAAGGAGACCGAACGGCTGCGCGAGCAGAACCGCAAGCTGACGGCGACGCTGCGCGAGCCGATCGCGATCGTCGGCATGGCCTGCCGCTACCCGGGCGGGGTGGGCTCGCCGCAGCAGCTGTGGGAGCTGGTGGCGCGGGGCGGGGACGGCATCACGCCGTTCCCCACCGACCGGGGCTGGGACGCGGACCTCTACGATCCGCGCCCCGGCCTGGAGGGCAGGTCCTACACCGCAGAGGGTGGTTTCCTGCACGGGGCGGGGGAGTTCGATGCGGGGTTCTTCGGGATCTCGCCGCGTGAGGCGTTGTTGATGGATCCGCAGCAGCGGTTGCTGTTGGAGGGTTCGTGGGAGGCGTTGGAGGGTGCGGGGATCGATCCGGTCTCGTTGCGGGGTTCGCGGACGGGTGTGTTCGCGGGGGTGATGTACCACGACTACTTCGGTGCGTTCGGCAGTGGCAGCATCGTGTCGGGTCGGGTGGCGTACACGTTGGGTCTGGAGGGGCCGACGTTGTCGATCGACACGGCGTGTTCGTCCTCGCTGGTGGCGCTGCACCTGGCGGCGCAGTCGCTGCGCGGCGGCGAGTCCACCCTCGCGCTGGCCGGCGGGGTGACGGTGATGGCCTCGCCCGGCACCTTCGTCGAGTTCAGCCGCCAGCGCGGGCTCTCCCCGGACGGCCGCTGCAAGGCGTTCGCGGAGGCTGCGGACGGCACCGGCTTCGCCGAGGGCGTCGGGGTGCTGGTCCTGGAGCGGCTGAGCGACGCCCGGCGCAACGGGCACCGGGTGCTGGCCGTCGTCCGAGGTTCCGCCGTCAACCAGGACGGCGCCTCCAACGGGCTGACGGCGCCCAACGGGCCGGCCCAGCAACGGGTGATCCGCCAGGCGCTGGCCAACGCCCGACTGTCGGCGGCCGACGTGGACGTGGTGGAGGCGCACGGCACCGGCACCACGCTGGGCGACCCGATCGAGGCGCAGGCGCTGCTGGCGACGTACGGTCAGGACCGCCCGGCCGGGCGGCCGTTGTGGCTCGGGTCGGTCAAGTCGAACATCGGGCACACCCAGGCGGCGGCCGGGGTGGCCGGAGTGATCAAGATGGTGCAGGCGATGCGGCACGGTACGTTGCCGAAGACCCTGCACGTGGACGAGCCCTCCGGCAAGGTCGACTGGTCGACGGGCGAGGTACGGCTGCTGACGGACAGTCAACCCTGGCCCGAGGCCGACCGGCCGCGCCGGGCCGGGATCTCCTCGTTCGGGATCAGCGGCACCAACGCGCACGTGATCGTCGAACAGGCCCTGGTCGAGCCCGAGTTGCCATCGCCCGACCCGGCGCCCCCGATGACCCTGTGGCCGCTCTCCGCCCGCTCCCCGCAGGCGCTGGCGGCCCAGGGCGAGCGGCTGCGCGCCTTCGCCGCCGACCGCCCCGAGCTTGCGGCGGGCGCGGTGGCCAGGTCGCTCGGCACCGAACGCGCCGTCTTCGAGCACCGGGCCGTCGTGCTCGGCCCGGACCGCGAGCGGCTGCTCGACGGGCTGGCGGCGCTGGCCGCGTCGGACGGCTCGCCGTCGGTCGTGCGCGGCCGGGCCCGACCGGGCGTCAGGACCGCGTTCCTGTTCACCGGCCAGGGCGCCCAGCGGCTCGGCATGGGCGCGGAACTGCGGTCCCACTACCCGGTGTTCGCCGAGGCCTTCGACGAGCTGGACGGCCAGCTCGGGGTCGGCACCGGCGAGGTGCTCTTCGGCGCCGACCGCGACCGGGTCGACCAAACCCTGTACGCGCAGACCGGTCTCTTCGCCTTCGAGGTGGCGCTGTTCCGGCTGCTGGAGTCCTGGGGCCTGCGACCGGACTTCGTGGCGGGGCACTCGATCGGCGAGGTGGCGGCGGCGCACGTGGCGGGGGTGCTGTCGCCGGTGGACGCGTGCCGGCTGGTGGCGGCGCGGGGCCGGTTGATGCAGGCGCTTCCAGCCGGTGGCGCGATGGTGGCGATCAAGGCCACCGAGGCCGAGGTCGAGCCGTTGCTGACCGAGGGGGTCGGCATCGCGGCGGTCAACGGTCCTGACGCGGTGGTGATGTCCGGCGTCGAGGCGGAAGTGCTGCGGATCGCCGAGTTGTTCGCCAAGACCAAGCGGCTGACGGTCAGTCACGCCTTCCACTCGCCGCTGATGGAGCCGATGCTCGCCCGGTTCCGCGAGGAACTGGCTGATCTGACGTTCCATCAGCCCACCGTTCCCGTGGTCTCCAACGTCACGGGCGCCCTGGCGGCAGGGGAGTTGGCGGATCCTGAATACTGGGTGCGGCACGTGCGCGAGGCCGTGCGCTTCCACGACGGCATCCGGGCGCTGGAGGCGGCGGGCGTCACCCGCTTCGTCGAGCTCGGCCCCGACGCCGTGCTCACCGGGCTGGCCCGGGGGAGCGTGCGGGCGCCGGACGCGGCGTTCGTCCCGCTCGGCCGCCGGCTCGGCTCGGAGAGCGCCGCCCTGCTGACGGGCGTGGCCCGGCTGCACGTGGACGGCCTGTCGCCCGACTGGTCGGCGGTCTTCCCCGGCACCGACCGGGCCGAGCTGCCGACCTACGCCTTCCAGCACCAGCGGTACTGGCTGGCGGCGGACGTCCCGCTGACCATCGGCGCGCTCGACGCCCCCGACCGGCCGGCCCAGCCGGCCGAACCGGCGCCGCTGCGCGCCCGCCTCAGCGACCTGGGCGAGGACGAACAGCTCGCGCTGCTGGTCGACTTGGTCCGCGCGCAGACCGCCGCCGTCCTCGGCCACGCCGGGGCGGACGCGATCGAGCCGGAGGTCGGCTTCCTGGAGTCCGGCATGGACTCGGTCTCCGGCGCGGAGCTGCGCACCGCGCTCGCCGCGGCCACCGGGCTGGCGCTGTCCGCCGCCGTCGTCTTCGACCACCGCACCCCGGCCGAGCTCGCCGCCCACCTGCGCGCCGAGCTGGCCCACGCCGGGCCCGTGACCGGAGCAGCCGAGCCGGCGGACGCCCCCGAGGACCTGGAGTCGATCAGCGGCCTGCTGCGCCGGGCCGCCGGCGAGGGCCGGATGATGAAGGGGATGGCGCTGCTCGACGCGGTCGCCGAGATCCTGCCCGCCTTCTCCTCGGCGGCCGAACTGGAACGCCTGGCCGAACCGGTCCGCCTGGCCCGGGGGGAGCAGCGCCCCAAGCTGATCTGCTTCCCCTCCCCGATGGCACTCGGCGGCGCCCACCAGTACGCCCGGTTCGCCGCGCACTTCCGGGGCCGGCGCGAGGTGGTGGTGCCGCCGGTGCCGGGGTTCGGCCCCGGCGAGGCGCTGCCGCGCTCGCTGGGCGCCGCCGTCGAGGTCTTCGTCGAGGGCGCGCTGGCCGCGGCGGCGGGGGAGCCCTTCGTGCTGCTCGGCTACTCCTCCGGCGGCCAGTTCGCGCACGCCACCGCCGAGGTGCTGGAGCAGGCCGGCACCCCGGCGGCCGGCGTCGTGCTGCTGGACACCTACCTGCCCGACGGCGAGGGCCAGGACGAGCTCTGGCCGCAGATGTTCCGGGGCATGCTGGACCGGGAGTCCGCCTTCGGCGGGTTCGGCGCCGCCCGGCTCGCCGCGATGAGCCGCTACAGCGACCTGATCGTGGACTGCCTGCCGGGCCCGCTGTCGGCAGCGGTGCTCTTCGTCCGTCCGTCGCACTCCTTCACCGATGCACCCGGCACCGAGGACTGGCGCGCCCGCTGGCGCGGCGAGCACCTGCTGCGGGAGGTGCCCGGCACCCACTTCACCATCCTGGAGGAGTCGGCGCCGACGACGGCCGCGGCGGTGGACGACTGGCTCGGAGGTAGAGAAATCTCTACCTCGGATACGCCAAGGAATGCCAATGTGCCTTCCCGGCGCCGCTCCTAA
- a CDS encoding ABC transporter ATP-binding protein: MQTRENGQRTVAVRLDAVEKIYGKGDNEVAALKRLSMTFDAGSFTAVMGPSGSGKSTFLHCAAGLVQPTSGRVLVGDTNLADLDEVRLTKLRRDRIGFIFQSFNLLPALTVMQNIVLPLQLAGKRPNRNQILMVVNRVGLADRLDHLPGQLSGGQQQRVAIARALVTRPAVVFADEPTGALDTRTAAAVLGLLRESVTAAGQTLVMVTHDPVAASYADRVVFLADGRFVGEMHQPTADAVAARMTRLGAWDDESSDPSSSLSGGGR; encoded by the coding sequence GTGCAGACTCGGGAGAACGGTCAGCGGACGGTGGCCGTCCGGCTGGACGCGGTCGAGAAGATCTACGGCAAAGGCGACAACGAGGTGGCCGCGCTCAAGAGACTGAGCATGACCTTCGACGCCGGCAGCTTCACCGCTGTGATGGGCCCCTCGGGATCGGGCAAGAGCACCTTCCTGCACTGTGCCGCCGGCCTGGTCCAGCCCACCTCGGGCCGGGTGCTGGTCGGGGACACCAACCTCGCGGACCTGGACGAGGTGCGGCTGACCAAGCTGCGCCGCGACCGCATCGGCTTCATCTTCCAGTCGTTCAACCTGCTGCCGGCCCTGACGGTGATGCAGAACATCGTGCTGCCGCTCCAGTTGGCGGGCAAGCGGCCGAACCGGAACCAGATCCTGATGGTGGTCAACCGGGTCGGCCTGGCCGACCGGCTGGACCACCTGCCCGGCCAGCTCTCCGGCGGCCAGCAGCAGCGCGTGGCGATCGCCCGCGCCCTGGTGACCCGGCCCGCCGTGGTCTTCGCCGACGAGCCGACCGGCGCCCTGGACACCCGCACCGCCGCCGCCGTGCTCGGCCTGCTGCGCGAGTCGGTGACCGCCGCCGGCCAGACCCTGGTCATGGTCACCCACGACCCGGTGGCCGCCTCCTACGCCGACCGCGTGGTCTTCCTGGCGGACGGCCGGTTCGTCGGCGAGATGCACCAGCCGACCGCCGACGCCGTCGCGGCGCGGATGACCCGGCTCGGCGCCTGGGACGACGAGAGCTCCGACCCCTCCTCCTCCCTGTCGGGGGGTGGCCGCTGA